Proteins encoded together in one Capricornis sumatraensis isolate serow.1 chromosome 3, serow.2, whole genome shotgun sequence window:
- the LOC138076385 gene encoding group IID secretory phospholipase A2-like, producing the protein MGLSLLCVLLVFAGVAPAEGDMLDLNKMVKQVTGKTPIFFYSSYGCYCGFGGQGQPRDATDWCCHEHDCCYRHLRSDKCDIIFNHYHYTFFRGKVQCSTKGSWCEQQLCACDKTLAFCLQRNLNTYKNHLRYLSRCEGETPKCHTL; encoded by the exons ATGGGCCTCTCCCTGCTCTGCGTGCTGCTGGTCTTTGCTG GTGTGGCTCCAGCTGAGGGCGACATGCTGGACCTGAACAAGATGGTCAAACAAGTGACAGGGAAGACCCCCATCTTCTTCTATTCGTCCTACGGCTGCTACTGCGGATTTGGTGGCCAAGGCCAACCCAGAGATGCCACAGACTG GTGCTGCCACGAACACGACTGCTGCTACCGTCACCTCAGATCTGACAAATGTGACATCATCTTCAACCACTACCACTACACCTTTTTCCGGGGGAAAGTCCAGTGTT CCACCAAGGGGAGCTGGTGTGAGCAACAGCTGTGCGCCTGTGACAAGACGTTGGCCTTCTGTCTGCAGCGGAACCTGAACACCTACAAGAATCACCTGCGTTATCTGTCCAGATGCGAGGGCGAGACCCCCAAGTGCCATACCCTCTAG